From the Pectobacterium carotovorum genome, one window contains:
- the purN gene encoding phosphoribosylglycinamide formyltransferase, protein MKNIVVLISGHGSNLQALIDACKNGRLKGKIAAVFSNNAEAYGLERAQNADIPTCVLNPEDFADRAAFDAALANEIEQYDPALVILAGYMRILSPDFVAQFAGKMLNIHPSLLPKYPGLHTHRKALENGDREHGTSVHFVTDELDGGPLILQAKVPVFSDDTEESLSERVKTHEHTIYPMVINWFLNGRLVMRDNEAWLDSVRIPPQGYAAE, encoded by the coding sequence ATGAAAAACATCGTTGTGCTGATTTCAGGTCATGGAAGCAACTTACAGGCGTTGATTGACGCCTGTAAGAACGGACGCCTCAAGGGAAAGATCGCCGCCGTATTCAGTAATAATGCGGAGGCGTACGGGCTAGAACGCGCACAGAATGCGGATATTCCTACGTGCGTCCTGAACCCTGAAGACTTTGCCGACCGTGCTGCATTTGATGCCGCACTAGCAAACGAAATTGAGCAATATGATCCGGCGCTGGTGATCTTAGCAGGCTACATGCGGATTCTTAGCCCGGACTTTGTTGCCCAGTTTGCCGGCAAAATGCTGAACATTCACCCTTCTCTGCTACCTAAGTATCCCGGCCTGCATACGCACCGCAAGGCGCTGGAAAATGGCGATCGGGAACATGGAACTTCCGTACATTTTGTCACCGATGAACTGGACGGCGGCCCACTGATTCTGCAAGCGAAGGTACCTGTATTTAGTGACGACACCGAAGAAAGCCTGAGCGAGCGCGTAAAAACGCACGAGCACACGATTTATCCGATGGTCATTAACTGGTTCCTGAATGGCAGACTGGTGATGCGGGATAATGAAGCCTGGCTGGACAGCGTGCGTATTCCACCGCAGGGCTACGCCGCCGAGTAA
- the purM gene encoding phosphoribosylformylglycinamidine cyclo-ligase, which yields MTDKTSLSYKDAGVDIDAGNALVDRIKGVVKQTRRPEVMGGLGGFGALCALPQKYREPILVSGTDGVGTKLRLAMDLKRHDTIGIDLVAMCVNDLVVQGAEPLFFLDYYATGKLDVDTAASVITGIAEGCKQSGCALVGGETAEMPGMYHGEDYDVAGFCVGVVEKSEIIDGSKVQNGDVLVALASSGPHSNGYSLVRKVLEVSKTDPEQFELEGKPLADHLLAPTKIYVKSILSLIEKVDVHAISHLTGGGFWENIPRVLPEGMQATIDESSWQWPAVFNWLQQAGNVSRHEMYRTFNCGVGMIIALPTEQADEAVALLNSSGENAWKIGVITQTDAGDAVVIN from the coding sequence GTGACCGACAAAACCTCTCTCAGCTATAAAGACGCAGGCGTGGATATCGATGCAGGCAATGCATTGGTCGACCGTATCAAAGGTGTAGTGAAACAGACCCGTCGCCCGGAAGTTATGGGTGGATTGGGTGGTTTCGGTGCCTTGTGCGCCTTACCGCAAAAATACCGCGAACCGATTCTGGTTTCCGGCACTGACGGAGTCGGCACCAAACTGCGCCTGGCGATGGATCTGAAGCGCCACGATACGATTGGTATCGATCTGGTTGCGATGTGCGTAAACGATCTGGTGGTTCAGGGCGCTGAGCCGCTGTTCTTCCTCGACTATTACGCCACGGGCAAACTGGATGTCGATACCGCTGCCAGCGTGATTACCGGTATCGCGGAAGGCTGTAAGCAATCAGGCTGTGCGCTGGTCGGTGGCGAAACTGCCGAAATGCCGGGCATGTACCACGGCGAAGACTACGACGTTGCTGGCTTCTGCGTCGGTGTTGTAGAAAAATCAGAAATCATCGACGGCAGCAAAGTCCAGAACGGCGATGTTCTGGTTGCCCTCGCGTCCAGCGGCCCACACTCAAACGGCTATTCTCTGGTACGCAAAGTGCTTGAAGTCAGCAAAACTGATCCAGAGCAGTTCGAACTGGAAGGCAAACCGCTGGCCGATCACCTGTTGGCACCGACCAAAATCTACGTGAAATCCATACTGTCCCTGATTGAGAAAGTGGACGTCCATGCGATTTCTCACCTGACTGGCGGCGGCTTCTGGGAAAATATCCCACGCGTTCTGCCAGAAGGTATGCAGGCGACTATCGACGAATCCAGCTGGCAATGGCCTGCGGTTTTCAACTGGCTGCAACAGGCTGGGAATGTCAGCCGCCACGAAATGTATCGCACTTTTAACTGCGGTGTTGGTATGATCATCGCACTGCCAACCGAACAGGCAGACGAGGCCGTTGCATTACTCAACAGCAGCGGCGAAAACGCATGGAAAATCGGCGTCATTACTCAAACCGATGCCGGAGACGCAGTGGTTATTAACTGA
- the upp gene encoding uracil phosphoribosyltransferase, whose protein sequence is MKIVEVKHPLVKHKLGLMRENDISTKRFRELASEVGSLLTYEATADLATEKVTIDGWCGPVEVDQIKGKKITVVPILRAGLGMMEGVLENVPSARISVVGIYRDEETLEPVPYFQKLVSNIEERMALVVDPMLATGGSMIATIDLLKKAGCHSIKVLVLVAAPEGIAALEKAHPDIELYTASIDKGLNEQGYIMPGLGDAGDKIFGTK, encoded by the coding sequence ATGAAGATCGTCGAGGTGAAACACCCACTCGTCAAACACAAACTGGGTTTGATGCGTGAGAACGATATTAGCACTAAGCGTTTTCGTGAGCTGGCTTCCGAAGTGGGAAGTTTGCTGACTTACGAAGCAACGGCCGATCTGGCAACCGAAAAGGTCACCATTGATGGCTGGTGCGGTCCGGTTGAAGTCGATCAGATCAAAGGCAAGAAAATTACCGTCGTACCGATTCTGCGTGCAGGGTTGGGAATGATGGAAGGCGTGCTGGAAAATGTCCCTAGCGCGCGTATCAGCGTTGTCGGCATCTACCGTGATGAAGAAACGCTGGAACCTGTTCCTTATTTCCAGAAGTTGGTTTCCAATATCGAAGAGCGCATGGCGCTGGTGGTTGACCCAATGCTGGCGACCGGCGGCTCAATGATCGCGACGATCGATCTGCTGAAAAAAGCAGGCTGCCACAGCATTAAGGTGTTGGTGTTGGTCGCGGCTCCAGAAGGGATTGCCGCACTGGAAAAAGCTCACCCGGATATTGAGCTTTACACAGCATCCATCGATAAAGGCCTCAACGAGCAGGGTTACATCATGCCGGGCCTGGGCGATGCGGGCGATAAAATATTTGGTACGAAATAA
- the uraA gene encoding uracil permease, producing the protein MTRRAIGVSERPPLLQTIPLSFQHLFAMFGATVLVPILFKINPATVLLFNGVGTLLYLFICKGKIPAYLGSSFAFISPVLLLLPLGYEVALGGFIMCGVLFCLVALIVKKAGTGWLNVLFPPAAMGAIVAVIGLELAGVAAGMAGLLPADGASVDSTAVTISLATLAITILGSVLFRGFLAIIPILIGVLAGYALSFALGVVDLTPIREAHWFAMPTFYTPRFEWFAILAILPAALVVIAEHVGHLVVTANIVKKDLMREPGLHRSMFANGISTVLSGFFGSTPNTTYGENIGVLAITKVYSTWVIGGAAILAILLSCVGKLAAAIQAVPVPVMGGVSLLLYGVIGASGIRVLIESKVDYNKAQNLILTSVILIIGVSGAKVHLGATELKGMALATVVGIGMSLVFKVISLFRKEEEILDAPEENDVRP; encoded by the coding sequence ATGACTCGTCGCGCCATCGGGGTAAGTGAACGACCACCCTTGTTACAAACCATCCCGTTGAGTTTCCAGCATCTGTTTGCGATGTTTGGCGCTACCGTACTGGTACCCATTCTGTTCAAGATCAATCCGGCAACCGTACTGTTATTCAACGGTGTCGGTACGCTGCTGTATTTATTCATTTGTAAGGGAAAAATCCCGGCATACCTGGGATCGAGCTTCGCGTTCATTTCTCCGGTTTTACTGCTGCTACCGCTGGGGTACGAAGTCGCGCTGGGTGGTTTCATCATGTGCGGCGTGTTGTTCTGTCTCGTGGCGCTGATTGTTAAGAAAGCGGGGACTGGCTGGTTGAATGTGCTGTTTCCGCCTGCGGCGATGGGGGCGATTGTTGCGGTTATCGGCCTTGAGCTGGCTGGTGTGGCGGCGGGAATGGCCGGGCTGCTGCCTGCCGATGGCGCTTCTGTCGATTCCACTGCGGTGACAATTTCACTGGCGACGCTGGCGATCACCATTCTGGGATCGGTGCTGTTTCGCGGTTTCCTGGCGATCATTCCGATTCTGATCGGGGTACTGGCAGGTTATGCGCTGTCGTTCGCGCTGGGCGTGGTGGATTTGACCCCGATTCGTGAAGCGCACTGGTTCGCGATGCCGACATTCTATACGCCGCGCTTTGAGTGGTTTGCCATTCTGGCGATTCTGCCTGCGGCGCTGGTGGTGATTGCAGAGCACGTCGGCCATCTGGTGGTGACGGCGAATATCGTGAAGAAAGATCTGATGCGTGAACCGGGGCTGCACCGCTCCATGTTCGCCAACGGCATTTCTACCGTGCTGTCCGGTTTCTTTGGCTCCACGCCGAACACGACCTACGGCGAAAACATCGGTGTGCTGGCGATTACCAAAGTGTACAGCACCTGGGTGATCGGCGGTGCAGCAATCCTCGCGATTCTGCTTTCCTGCGTGGGCAAACTGGCGGCGGCGATTCAGGCTGTACCCGTTCCCGTCATGGGCGGCGTATCGCTGTTGCTGTACGGCGTGATTGGGGCGTCTGGTATTCGCGTACTGATTGAATCCAAAGTGGATTACAACAAAGCGCAAAACCTGATCCTGACCTCCGTGATCCTGATCATCGGCGTTAGCGGCGCGAAAGTGCATCTGGGCGCGACCGAGCTGAAAGGCATGGCGCTGGCGACCGTTGTCGGTATCGGGATGAGTCTGGTATTTAAGGTTATTAGCCTGTTCCGCAAAGAGGAAGAGATCCTCGATGCGCCGGAAGAGAACGACGTACGTCCATAA
- the hda gene encoding DnaA inactivator Hda, with amino-acid sequence MILNTPAQLSLPLYLPDDETFASFYPGENASLLAAINNALHQEHGSYIYFWSREGGGRSHLLHAACAELSRQERAVGYVPLDKRAYFVPDVLEGMEQLALVCIDNIESIAGDEEWEMAVFNLYNRIQETGRARLLITGDRPPRQLNLHLPDLASRLDWGQIYKLQPLSDDEKGEALQLRARLRGFELPEDVSRFLLKRLDREMRTLFMTLDQLDHASITAQRKLTIPFVKEILGL; translated from the coding sequence GTGATTCTGAACACGCCGGCACAGCTTTCATTGCCACTCTACTTACCCGATGACGAAACATTTGCCAGTTTCTATCCGGGTGAAAACGCGTCTCTTCTTGCCGCCATTAATAATGCTCTGCATCAGGAGCATGGCAGCTACATCTATTTCTGGTCACGTGAAGGGGGCGGGCGCAGCCATCTGCTGCATGCTGCCTGCGCTGAACTGTCGCGCCAGGAACGCGCGGTGGGCTATGTGCCGTTAGATAAACGCGCCTATTTTGTGCCGGACGTGCTGGAAGGCATGGAACAACTGGCGCTGGTGTGTATCGATAACATCGAATCGATTGCGGGTGATGAAGAGTGGGAAATGGCGGTGTTTAATCTGTATAACCGCATTCAGGAAACAGGACGTGCCCGGTTGTTGATTACCGGCGATCGTCCGCCGCGTCAGCTGAATTTACATCTGCCCGATCTGGCTTCTCGTCTCGATTGGGGACAAATCTACAAGCTGCAACCGCTGTCGGATGATGAGAAAGGGGAAGCGCTACAGCTGCGTGCCAGACTGCGCGGGTTCGAATTGCCGGAAGACGTGAGTCGTTTTCTGCTTAAGCGTTTGGATCGGGAAATGCGTACGTTATTTATGACGCTCGATCAGCTCGACCATGCTTCCATCACTGCACAGCGCAAGCTGACCATTCCTTTTGTGAAAGAGATCCTCGGTCTGTAG
- the arsC gene encoding arsenate reductase (glutaredoxin) (This arsenate reductase requires both glutathione and glutaredoxin to convert arsenate to arsenite, after which the efflux transporter formed by ArsA and ArsB can extrude the arsenite from the cell, providing resistance.) has translation MTQSSTQTSVTIYHNPRCSKSRETLALLQEHHVTPNVVLYLDTPPDAATLAQLIRQLGFNSARELMRTKEEVYQQLGLSDAALTEAQLIQAMIDNPKLIERPIVVAHGQARIGRPPEQVLEILSL, from the coding sequence ATGACACAATCTTCAACCCAAACCTCCGTGACGATTTACCATAACCCACGCTGCTCCAAGAGCCGCGAAACGCTGGCGCTATTGCAGGAACACCATGTTACGCCCAACGTCGTGCTCTATCTCGACACGCCGCCCGATGCCGCGACGCTGGCTCAGCTCATCCGGCAGTTGGGCTTTAACAGCGCACGCGAATTGATGAGAACCAAAGAAGAGGTTTATCAGCAGTTGGGGCTGTCCGACGCCGCGCTGACGGAAGCACAGCTGATTCAGGCGATGATCGATAATCCGAAGCTCATCGAGCGCCCCATCGTCGTGGCACACGGTCAGGCACGTATTGGCCGCCCGCCGGAACAGGTGCTGGAAATACTGTCGTTGTAA
- a CDS encoding M48 family metalloprotease: protein MSVLLGALLAGNLLPAQADTQDRLPDIGTTAGGTLSINQELAMGDFYVRQLRAGAPLINDPLLSNYINQLGNRLVKQADSVRTPFHFYLIRNDDINAFAFFGGNVVLHSALFRYADSESELASVLAHEISHVTQRHLARSMESQQRSAPLTWVGAFGSILLAMANPQLGMAALSGTMAGAQQGMITFTQSNEQEADRIGIQVLQRAGFDPQAMPNFLQKLADQSRYASKPPEMLLTHPLPESRLSDARNRANQMRSTPVQSSQDFLFAKIRTFGMYGSPDRPLSNDLLEQWEKGNVREQLAAKYGRAIQFYQAKKYDEARNVLQPLLSSAPENPWFLDMMTDIDLGQNRATQAISRLQNAPGAQANPVLQLNLANAYVEGKQPAAASKILYRYTYAHPDDSNGWDLLAQAAAAQGQRAEELAARAESLALSGQLDQAIRLLSNASSLVKLGSLEQARYDARIDQLRQLQQRFRQYQKS, encoded by the coding sequence ATGTCTGTCCTGCTAGGGGCGTTACTGGCTGGCAACCTGCTTCCTGCTCAGGCCGACACGCAGGATCGGCTGCCGGATATCGGCACCACTGCGGGCGGCACGCTCAGTATCAATCAGGAACTGGCTATGGGGGATTTTTACGTCCGCCAGCTACGGGCCGGCGCGCCGCTTATCAACGATCCGCTACTGTCCAATTACATTAATCAGCTCGGCAACAGATTGGTCAAACAGGCCGATTCGGTACGCACGCCGTTCCACTTTTACCTGATTCGCAATGACGACATTAACGCCTTCGCCTTCTTTGGCGGCAACGTGGTACTGCATTCCGCGCTGTTCCGCTATGCCGATAGTGAAAGCGAACTGGCCTCCGTGCTGGCGCATGAAATCTCTCACGTTACCCAGCGTCATCTGGCACGCAGCATGGAATCACAGCAGCGCAGCGCCCCGCTCACCTGGGTTGGCGCCTTCGGCTCCATTCTGCTGGCAATGGCGAACCCTCAGTTAGGCATGGCAGCACTCAGCGGCACCATGGCGGGTGCGCAGCAAGGGATGATTACCTTTACGCAGTCCAACGAACAAGAGGCTGACCGCATCGGTATTCAGGTGTTGCAGCGCGCGGGGTTCGATCCGCAAGCTATGCCGAATTTCCTGCAAAAACTGGCAGATCAATCGCGTTATGCGTCAAAACCACCGGAAATGTTGCTGACTCACCCCTTGCCGGAAAGCCGCCTGTCCGACGCCCGTAACCGCGCCAACCAAATGCGCTCAACGCCGGTACAGTCTTCTCAGGATTTCCTGTTCGCCAAAATACGCACCTTTGGTATGTATGGCTCACCAGATCGTCCGCTGAGCAACGATCTGCTGGAGCAATGGGAAAAAGGCAACGTGCGGGAGCAACTGGCCGCGAAATATGGCCGCGCGATTCAGTTTTATCAGGCGAAGAAGTACGATGAGGCGCGTAATGTGCTGCAACCACTGCTAAGCAGCGCACCTGAAAACCCGTGGTTTCTGGATATGATGACCGATATTGATCTGGGACAAAACCGCGCGACGCAGGCGATCAGCCGCTTACAAAACGCCCCCGGGGCGCAGGCTAATCCGGTACTTCAGTTGAATCTGGCGAATGCCTATGTAGAAGGGAAACAGCCTGCCGCTGCCAGCAAAATACTGTATCGCTATACTTACGCGCACCCCGACGATTCAAACGGCTGGGATCTGCTGGCGCAAGCCGCAGCAGCACAAGGACAGCGGGCGGAAGAACTGGCCGCACGAGCAGAGAGTCTGGCACTCAGCGGCCAGCTCGATCAAGCTATTCGGCTACTGAGTAACGCGAGCTCACTGGTTAAATTGGGGAGTCTGGAACAGGCGCGCTACGACGCCCGCATCGACCAGCTTCGTCAGTTGCAACAGCGTTTCCGCCAGTACCAGAAATCCTGA
- a CDS encoding DUF4276 family protein: MTRINVFVEGQTEETFVRDTLAPYFVRQGIYLNAILAQTSRGHKGGIVSYGKVKHQITRLCQQDKKAWVTTLIDYYGLPTDFPMVGQGKSVNEDIYSWIEDLENAFDADIAQPNFIPNFLLHEFEALLFCDPEKFADWLEDKKPIIKLNNIKLAFDSPEFINNSPQTAPSKRILAAIPEYQKTLHGPLIAADIGLDTIRRQCPHFAGWLQRLEALKPAHA, encoded by the coding sequence ATGACAAGGATTAATGTTTTTGTGGAAGGACAAACGGAAGAAACATTTGTTCGCGATACATTGGCCCCCTACTTTGTCCGGCAAGGTATTTACCTTAATGCGATTCTGGCACAAACCAGTCGAGGTCATAAAGGTGGCATTGTCAGCTATGGAAAAGTGAAACATCAAATAACCAGGCTGTGTCAGCAAGATAAGAAAGCCTGGGTAACCACGCTGATTGATTATTATGGCCTCCCGACTGATTTCCCAATGGTTGGGCAAGGTAAATCTGTTAATGAAGATATATATTCGTGGATCGAGGATTTGGAAAACGCCTTTGATGCCGATATTGCTCAGCCTAATTTTATCCCTAATTTTTTATTACATGAATTTGAGGCGTTGTTATTTTGCGACCCAGAAAAATTCGCAGATTGGCTTGAAGACAAAAAGCCGATAATTAAACTTAACAATATTAAGCTTGCGTTCGATTCTCCTGAATTCATTAACAATAGTCCACAAACGGCTCCGTCAAAACGTATTCTTGCGGCGATACCTGAATACCAAAAGACACTGCATGGGCCACTGATTGCCGCTGATATTGGGTTGGATACGATTCGTCGGCAATGTCCTCACTTTGCAGGCTGGCTACAGCGTCTGGAGGCATTGAAACCAGCCCATGCCTGA
- a CDS encoding AAA family ATPase, translating to MKTVTKSDHLNRIVIKGYKSIADCDVEMRTLNILIGANGAGKSNFISFFRLITNLLAQRLQLFVGKSGGPDALLHFGRKKSPYLAGEVFFTETSYHFSLVPTNDNRMMFESEDILQGRATTITQGHIESQHKTFRSHDGTNKLDAILPLLETVKIYHLNDTSESAKVKQIHRIHDNDYLREDGANLAAFLFQLQKNHVAHYQRIVKTIQMVAPFFGDFHLRPTPDNPDNIQLEWVEKDQDIPFKANELSDGTVRFIILATVLLQPETYMPSAIIIDEPELGLHPYAISVLAALIRSASKQHQLIVSTQSVELVNEFEAEDLIVVDKHLGASTFTRLDQESLQDWLEDYSLGELWKKNILGGRP from the coding sequence ATGAAAACGGTAACCAAAAGCGATCATCTAAACCGCATAGTGATTAAAGGATATAAGTCCATCGCCGACTGTGATGTGGAAATGCGCACGTTAAATATTTTGATCGGTGCGAATGGTGCGGGAAAATCCAACTTTATTAGTTTCTTTCGCCTAATAACAAATTTGCTTGCTCAACGCCTGCAACTTTTTGTTGGAAAAAGCGGGGGGCCTGATGCGTTACTTCACTTTGGCCGTAAAAAGAGTCCTTATCTGGCTGGAGAAGTATTCTTTACAGAAACCAGTTACCATTTCTCCCTAGTGCCAACGAACGATAATCGAATGATGTTCGAATCTGAGGATATACTCCAAGGCCGAGCTACCACGATAACTCAAGGACATATAGAGTCTCAACATAAGACATTTCGCTCTCACGATGGCACAAATAAACTTGATGCTATTCTTCCTCTGTTAGAAACAGTGAAGATTTATCATTTAAACGACACCAGTGAAAGCGCCAAAGTCAAACAGATTCACCGTATTCACGATAATGACTATTTACGGGAAGATGGTGCCAATTTAGCCGCATTTCTATTCCAGCTGCAAAAGAATCATGTTGCACATTATCAGCGTATTGTGAAAACAATTCAGATGGTTGCCCCTTTCTTTGGTGATTTTCATCTTCGCCCAACACCGGATAACCCAGATAATATTCAGCTCGAATGGGTCGAAAAAGATCAGGATATTCCGTTTAAAGCCAATGAACTGTCCGATGGCACAGTGCGTTTTATTATTCTCGCGACCGTGCTGCTACAGCCAGAAACCTATATGCCCAGCGCCATCATTATCGATGAGCCAGAATTAGGCTTGCACCCCTATGCGATCAGCGTACTTGCCGCACTCATCAGAAGTGCGAGCAAGCAGCATCAGCTCATTGTTTCAACACAATCTGTTGAGCTGGTTAATGAATTCGAAGCCGAAGACCTGATTGTCGTCGATAAGCATCTTGGTGCCTCCACGTTTACACGTTTGGATCAGGAGTCACTGCAAGACTGGCTGGAAGATTACAGCTTAGGGGAGCTGTGGAAGAAAAATATACTTGGCGGGAGGCCATAG
- the bcp gene encoding thioredoxin-dependent thiol peroxidase gives MNTLKAGDTAPKFSLPDQDGEQVNLTDFQGQKVLVYFYPKAMTPGCTVQACGLRDNMDDLKKHGVEVLGISTDKSEKLSRFVEKEVLNFTLLSDEDHQVSEGFGVWGEKTFMGKTYDGIHRISFLIDENGKVEKVFDDFKTSNHHDIVLDYLKNA, from the coding sequence ATGAACACACTGAAAGCCGGTGATACAGCACCGAAATTTAGCTTGCCCGACCAAGATGGCGAACAAGTAAATTTAACCGACTTCCAGGGACAGAAAGTGTTGGTGTATTTCTACCCTAAAGCGATGACGCCAGGATGCACCGTTCAAGCCTGCGGTCTGCGCGATAACATGGACGATCTGAAAAAACATGGCGTTGAAGTTCTCGGTATCAGCACGGACAAATCAGAAAAACTGTCCCGCTTCGTCGAGAAAGAAGTCTTAAATTTCACGCTGCTTTCTGATGAAGATCATCAGGTATCAGAAGGATTTGGCGTTTGGGGAGAAAAAACCTTCATGGGGAAAACCTATGATGGCATTCATCGCATCAGTTTTCTGATCGATGAAAACGGCAAGGTAGAGAAGGTGTTTGACGACTTCAAAACCAGCAACCACCACGACATCGTTCTCGATTATCTGAAAAACGCCTGA
- a CDS encoding glycine cleavage system transcriptional repressor produces MLPSSQEYYLVITALGVDRPGIVNAITRHVSSCGCNIEDSRLAMLGKEFTFIMLLSGSWNAITLIESTLPLKGAEMDLLIVMKRTESQASQPTPSTVWVKVDVADSPHIIERFTDLFDSHQLNIAELVSKTQPAEGDKPPQLYIQIAAHSSATLDSSIIEPAFHQLCTELNAQGSISVVNYAQ; encoded by the coding sequence ATGTTGCCAAGCTCACAAGAATACTATCTGGTTATTACCGCACTGGGGGTGGATCGCCCTGGTATTGTCAATGCGATTACCCGCCACGTCAGCAGCTGTGGCTGCAATATCGAAGATAGCCGTCTTGCGATGCTGGGCAAAGAGTTCACCTTCATTATGCTGCTGTCCGGTAGCTGGAACGCGATAACGCTGATCGAATCAACCCTGCCGCTGAAAGGCGCAGAGATGGATTTGCTGATCGTGATGAAGCGGACAGAGTCACAGGCTAGCCAGCCGACGCCCTCTACCGTCTGGGTTAAGGTTGACGTTGCCGACTCCCCTCACATCATCGAGCGCTTTACCGATTTGTTCGATTCTCATCAGTTAAATATTGCTGAGCTGGTTTCAAAAACGCAGCCTGCCGAGGGTGACAAACCACCGCAGCTGTATATTCAGATTGCCGCACACAGTTCTGCCACGCTGGATAGCTCAATTATTGAGCCAGCCTTTCATCAGCTATGTACAGAATTGAACGCACAAGGCAGTATTAGCGTCGTTAACTATGCTCAGTAG
- the dapA gene encoding 4-hydroxy-tetrahydrodipicolinate synthase, giving the protein MFTGSIVALVTPMDAKGAVDRASLKKLIDYHVASGTSAIVSVGTTGESATLSHDEHGDVVMLTLELSDGRIPVIAGTGANATAEGVSLTKRFHGTGVVGCLTVTPYYNKPTQEGLYQHFKAIAEHTDLPQILYNVPSRTGCDMLPETVARLSEVKNIVAIKEATGNLSRVSQIQELVSEDFILLSGDDASGLDFMQLGGKGVISVTANIAAREMAELCKLAAQGNFVEARRLNQRLMPLHQKLFVEPNPIPVKWACKELGLMATDTLRLPMTPLTDAGRTVMGQALKQAGLL; this is encoded by the coding sequence ATGTTTACGGGAAGTATTGTTGCGCTGGTTACGCCGATGGACGCCAAAGGCGCCGTCGATCGGGCGAGCTTGAAAAAACTGATTGATTATCATGTCGCTAGCGGTACATCGGCGATTGTCTCTGTCGGCACGACGGGTGAATCCGCCACGCTGAGCCATGACGAACATGGCGATGTCGTGATGCTGACGCTGGAGCTGAGCGACGGACGTATTCCTGTCATCGCTGGCACCGGTGCTAACGCGACCGCCGAAGGCGTTTCACTGACCAAACGTTTTCACGGCACCGGCGTTGTTGGTTGCCTGACGGTCACGCCGTACTACAATAAACCGACGCAGGAAGGCCTGTACCAGCACTTCAAAGCGATTGCCGAGCATACCGATCTGCCGCAAATCCTGTATAACGTACCTTCCCGTACCGGCTGCGACATGCTGCCGGAAACCGTTGCCCGTTTGTCTGAAGTGAAAAATATTGTCGCAATTAAAGAAGCGACGGGGAACTTAAGTCGGGTAAGCCAGATCCAAGAGCTGGTTAGTGAAGACTTCATTTTGCTGAGCGGCGATGACGCCAGCGGTCTGGACTTTATGCAACTCGGCGGTAAAGGTGTGATTTCCGTAACGGCGAACATTGCCGCGCGTGAAATGGCGGAACTTTGCAAGCTGGCGGCGCAAGGTAATTTTGTCGAAGCGCGCCGTTTAAATCAGCGCCTGATGCCACTGCATCAGAAATTATTTGTTGAACCCAATCCTATTCCGGTGAAGTGGGCCTGTAAGGAATTGGGACTCATGGCGACCGATACGCTGCGCCTGCCAATGACACCGCTGACCGATGCCGGTCGTACGGTGATGGGGCAAGCACTTAAGCAAGCGGGTTTGCTGTAA